A single Pseudomonas sp. HN11 DNA region contains:
- a CDS encoding MlaD family protein: METRAHHVMIGLFSVIVVVGAMLFGLWLAKSSVDSAFQDYEVIFNEAVSGLSQGSAVQYSGIKVGDVTSLRLDPKDPRRVLARIRLAGQTPIKEDTQAKLALTGITGTSIIQLSGGTPQSAELKGKNGELPQIIASPSPIARLLNNSNDLMTSVNLLLHNANHLFSRENVERLSNTLDNLQQTTGAIADQRGDIKVVMQQLMQVSKQASAALEQTTVLMRNANGLLNEQGKQAFGSAEQAMKSLEHSTATINTLLTDNKDSVNSGMQGLNELAPAVRELRETLGSLRAISRRLEANPSGYLLGSDKNKEFTP; this comes from the coding sequence ATGGAAACTCGAGCCCATCATGTGATGATCGGTCTGTTCAGCGTGATCGTGGTGGTCGGCGCGATGCTGTTCGGCCTGTGGCTGGCCAAGTCCAGCGTCGACAGCGCCTTCCAGGATTACGAAGTGATCTTTAACGAGGCAGTCAGCGGCCTGTCCCAGGGCAGCGCGGTGCAGTACAGCGGGATCAAGGTGGGTGATGTCACCAGCCTGCGCCTGGACCCTAAGGATCCGCGCCGCGTATTGGCGCGCATCCGCCTGGCCGGGCAGACGCCGATCAAGGAAGACACCCAGGCCAAGCTGGCACTGACCGGTATCACCGGCACCTCGATCATCCAGCTCAGCGGTGGCACACCGCAAAGCGCCGAGCTCAAGGGCAAGAACGGCGAGCTGCCGCAGATCATCGCCTCGCCATCGCCCATCGCGCGCCTGCTGAACAACAGCAACGACCTGATGACCAGCGTCAACCTGTTGCTGCACAACGCCAACCACCTGTTCTCCCGCGAGAACGTCGAGCGCCTGAGCAACACCTTGGACAACCTGCAACAGACCACCGGCGCCATCGCCGACCAGCGCGGCGATATCAAGGTGGTGATGCAGCAATTGATGCAGGTAAGCAAACAGGCGAGCGCCGCTCTTGAGCAGACGACCGTGCTGATGCGCAACGCCAACGGCTTACTCAACGAACAAGGCAAGCAGGCTTTCGGCAGTGCCGAGCAGGCCATGAAATCCCTTGAACACAGTACCGCGACCATCAACACCTTGTTGACAGACAACAAGGACTCGGTAAACAGCGGCATGCAAGGCCTCAACGAACTGGCGCCGGCCGTGCGCGAATTGCGCGAAACCCTCGGTTCGCTGCGCGCCATCTCCCGCCGACTGGAAGCCAACCCCAGCGGTTACCTGCTGGGCAGCGACAAGAATAAGGAGTTCACGCCATGA
- a CDS encoding nucleoside recognition domain-containing protein, with protein MLNGLWLGFFVVAMVSALAQWLVGGNAGIFAAMVESIFAMAKLSVEVMVLLFGTLTLWLGFLRIAEKAGIVDWLAKALGPLFRRLMPEVPAGHPAIGLITLNFAANGLGLDNAATPIGLKAMKALQELNPIPNTASNAQILFLVLNASSLTLLPVTIFMYRAQQGAADPTLVFLPILLATSASTLVGLLSVAIMQRLRLWDPVVLAYLIPGALVLGGFMALLATLSATALAGLSSILGNLTLFGLIMLFLVIGALRKVKVYEAFVEGAKEGFDVAKNLLPYLVAMLCAVGVLRASGALDLGLEGIRHVIAWTGMDTRFVDALPTAMVKPFSGSAARAMLIETMQTQGVDSFPALVAATIQGSTETTFYVLAVYFGSVGIQRARHAVGCALLAELAGVVAAIAVCYWFFG; from the coding sequence ATGCTCAATGGCCTGTGGCTTGGCTTCTTTGTCGTGGCAATGGTGTCGGCACTGGCGCAATGGCTGGTCGGCGGTAACGCCGGGATTTTCGCAGCGATGGTCGAAAGCATCTTCGCCATGGCTAAACTGTCGGTGGAAGTGATGGTGCTGCTGTTCGGCACCCTGACGCTATGGCTGGGCTTTTTGCGCATTGCCGAAAAAGCCGGGATCGTCGATTGGCTGGCCAAGGCCCTCGGGCCGTTGTTCCGCCGCCTGATGCCGGAAGTGCCCGCCGGCCACCCCGCCATAGGGTTGATCACCCTCAACTTCGCCGCCAACGGCCTGGGCCTGGATAACGCGGCCACGCCGATTGGCCTGAAAGCCATGAAGGCGCTGCAGGAACTCAACCCTATCCCCAACACCGCGAGTAACGCGCAGATCCTGTTCCTGGTGCTTAACGCGTCTTCGCTGACGCTGTTGCCGGTGACCATCTTCATGTACCGCGCGCAGCAAGGTGCGGCGGACCCTACGCTGGTATTCCTGCCAATCCTGCTGGCGACCAGCGCCTCAACGCTGGTCGGCCTGCTCTCGGTGGCGATCATGCAGCGCCTGCGGCTGTGGGACCCGGTGGTGCTGGCCTATCTGATTCCGGGCGCACTGGTGTTGGGCGGCTTCATGGCGTTGTTGGCGACCCTTTCCGCGACGGCGCTGGCTGGCTTGTCGTCGATCCTCGGCAACCTCACGCTGTTCGGCTTGATCATGTTGTTCCTGGTGATCGGTGCGCTGCGTAAGGTGAAGGTGTACGAGGCGTTCGTCGAAGGGGCCAAAGAAGGCTTCGACGTTGCGAAGAACCTGCTGCCCTACCTTGTTGCGATGCTGTGTGCCGTAGGTGTATTGCGTGCTTCTGGCGCACTGGACCTGGGCCTTGAAGGCATTCGCCATGTGATCGCCTGGACCGGCATGGACACACGCTTTGTCGACGCCTTGCCGACTGCGATGGTCAAGCCGTTCTCCGGCAGCGCCGCACGGGCGATGTTGATCGAGACCATGCAGACCCAGGGAGTGGACAGCTTCCCGGCGCTGGTCGCGGCGACGATTCAGGGCAGTACCGAGACCACCTTCTATGTGTTGGCGGTGTACTTTGGGTCGGTGGGGATCCAGCGCGCCAGGCATGCCGTGGGGTGTGCGTTGCTGGCGGAGTTGGCCGGCGTCGTGGCGGCTATTGCGGTGTGCTACTGGTTCTTTGGTTGA
- a CDS encoding DUF5924 family protein, with product MPNLTHVIQRILELMKRYPGVIALGGFISGVGSFILVDRQQGMASWIAVIMLVSWLWLMLENSFTQLFTKVFKREIPEPLLRYATQMIHQESLFFVLPFFFITTAWNSGQSIFTGLLGAAALVSIVDPLYYKWLAPKRSLFLALHTFTLFAALLTALPIILHLTTAESYKLALGVAMALSIPSLAVSMPLRSLKGWAMLLGVTAAIGCAGWLLRSWVPPATLWMTEVAISTQLQDRTPGDDLKEVSAAQLRSGGLYAYTAINAPRGLDERIYHVWQFNGKEVDRIALDIHGGRKEGYRAWTHKQNFPGDAVGRWQVRVLTEDGQVIGVLRFKVTDSAQTDNPK from the coding sequence ATGCCAAACCTGACCCACGTAATCCAGCGCATTCTCGAGCTGATGAAGCGCTACCCAGGGGTGATTGCACTCGGCGGCTTTATCTCGGGTGTGGGCAGCTTCATCCTGGTTGACCGCCAACAGGGCATGGCCAGCTGGATCGCGGTGATCATGCTGGTGAGCTGGCTGTGGCTGATGTTGGAAAACAGCTTCACCCAGCTGTTTACCAAAGTCTTCAAGCGCGAAATCCCCGAACCGCTGCTGCGCTACGCGACCCAGATGATCCATCAGGAAAGTCTGTTTTTCGTATTGCCGTTCTTTTTCATCACCACGGCGTGGAACAGCGGCCAATCGATTTTTACCGGCCTGCTCGGCGCGGCGGCGCTGGTGTCGATCGTCGACCCGCTGTACTACAAATGGCTGGCGCCCAAACGTTCACTGTTCCTGGCGCTGCACACCTTCACCTTGTTCGCCGCACTGCTCACCGCGCTGCCGATCATCCTGCACCTGACCACCGCGGAGAGTTACAAACTCGCGTTAGGCGTGGCCATGGCCTTGTCGATTCCAAGCCTGGCCGTGAGCATGCCGCTGCGCAGCCTTAAAGGCTGGGCGATGTTACTCGGGGTCACGGCCGCCATTGGCTGCGCTGGGTGGCTCCTGCGCAGTTGGGTGCCACCGGCCACATTGTGGATGACCGAAGTGGCCATCAGCACTCAGTTGCAAGACCGCACGCCGGGCGACGATCTCAAGGAAGTCAGCGCCGCCCAACTGCGCAGCGGCGGGCTGTACGCCTACACCGCGATCAACGCGCCGCGCGGGTTGGATGAGCGCATCTACCACGTGTGGCAATTCAACGGCAAAGAAGTCGACCGGATCGCCTTGGATATCCACGGCGGGCGCAAAGAGGGCTATCGCGCCTGGACCCACAAACAGAACTTCCCCGGCGACGCCGTGGGACGCTGGCAGGTGAGGGTGCTGACCGAAGACGGGCAGGTAATCGGTGTGCTGCGCTTCAAAGTCACGGACTCAGCACAAACGGACAACCCAAAGTAG
- a CDS encoding ABC-type transport auxiliary lipoprotein family protein has translation MKRAYQMIAPVALALVSACSILPKADPSDVYRLAAAQTASQGAPVSWSLRVNKPQTSEFLDSPRIAVVPKGDLISSYANSRWSDPSPVLLRNRFMDGFQRDGRVTLLSTDDTNLQSDYELGGQLQAFQSEYHGSALEVVIRLDARLVRGSDQRIVASRRFEVRQPVSDTKVPAVVAGFGQAGDQLNKQVVDWVVQQGNTAPKR, from the coding sequence ATGAAGCGTGCTTACCAAATGATCGCCCCTGTAGCTCTGGCGCTGGTGAGCGCGTGCTCGATCCTGCCCAAGGCCGACCCTTCGGACGTGTATCGCCTGGCCGCGGCGCAGACCGCCAGCCAGGGCGCACCGGTCAGTTGGTCACTGCGTGTGAACAAGCCGCAGACCAGCGAATTTCTCGACAGCCCGCGCATTGCCGTGGTGCCCAAGGGTGACTTGATCAGCAGCTATGCCAACTCGCGCTGGAGCGACCCGTCGCCGGTGCTGCTGCGCAACCGTTTCATGGATGGCTTCCAGCGCGATGGCCGGGTGACGCTGCTGAGCACCGACGATACCAATCTGCAGTCCGACTATGAGCTGGGCGGGCAATTGCAGGCGTTTCAGAGTGAGTATCACGGCAGTGCGCTGGAAGTGGTGATCCGCCTGGATGCGCGGCTGGTGCGCGGCAGTGATCAGCGGATCGTGGCCAGCCGACGGTTTGAGGTGAGGCAGCCGGTGAGCGACACCAAAGTGCCGGCGGTGGTTGCCGGGTTTGGGCAGGCGGGGGATCAGTTGAACAAGCAGGTGGTGGATTGGGTGGTGCAGCAAGGCAATACAGCGCCGAAACGCTGA
- a CDS encoding ABC transporter ATP-binding protein — protein sequence MSHLHRAPAEAVIEVRGLCNRFGSQSVHENLDLDLYKGEILAVVGGSGSGKSVLLRSIVGLRRPSEGEVRVFGKNLPRLPEHERSLVERRFGVLFQKGALFSSLTVTENVALPLIEHAGLSRRDAEHLAAVKLALAGLPLSAADKYPSSLSGGMIKRAALARALALDPDILFLDEPTAGLDPIGAAQFDQLILTLRDALGLSVFLVTHDLDTLYTITDRVAVLAQKKVLVADAIDVVSETDDAWIHEYFHGPRGRAALDAAQSLDEV from the coding sequence GTGAGTCATCTACACCGAGCGCCCGCCGAGGCGGTGATTGAAGTGCGCGGCCTGTGCAATCGTTTTGGCAGCCAGAGCGTGCACGAGAACCTCGACCTGGATTTGTACAAAGGCGAAATCCTCGCCGTGGTCGGCGGCTCCGGCAGCGGCAAGTCGGTGCTGCTGCGCAGCATCGTCGGCCTGCGTCGCCCCAGCGAAGGTGAGGTGCGGGTGTTCGGCAAGAACCTGCCGCGCCTGCCGGAACATGAGCGTTCCCTGGTGGAACGGCGATTTGGCGTGTTGTTCCAGAAGGGCGCGCTGTTTTCCTCGCTGACCGTCACCGAAAACGTCGCGCTGCCGTTGATTGAACACGCCGGCCTCAGCCGCCGCGACGCCGAGCACCTGGCCGCAGTCAAGCTGGCCCTGGCCGGGCTACCACTGTCAGCGGCCGACAAGTACCCGTCGTCGCTGTCCGGCGGCATGATCAAGCGCGCCGCTCTGGCCCGCGCGCTGGCGCTGGACCCGGACATCCTGTTCCTCGATGAACCCACCGCCGGCCTCGACCCGATTGGCGCGGCGCAATTCGACCAACTGATCCTGACCCTGCGCGATGCACTGGGCCTGAGTGTGTTCCTGGTCACCCACGACCTGGACACGCTGTACACCATCACCGACCGTGTGGCGGTGCTGGCGCAGAAAAAAGTGTTGGTGGCCGACGCCATCGATGTCGTCTCGGAAACGGACGATGCATGGATTCACGAATATTTTCACGGCCCCCGTGGCCGCGCGGCATTGGATGCCGCTCAATCGCTAGACGAGGTATGA
- a CDS encoding IS110 family transposase, with protein sequence MFSYPAGIDVSKDSLEARVNLIDVGVSCANAEDDFPGLIGWLLLHQVGRVLLEATGGYERKVMKALQAAGLNCINPRRAKSFSTAMGQQAKTDPIDAKSLAQFAAVLDSPNSRITSPKHDELRALVQQRENFIQQRDDDKRRLKTASCDVVKPALQSHIDYLIKAVNAIDQLIRQSANVLDHEKVERLCSVKGIGLITAASLMAYLPELGEVGKRPIAALAGLAPYNNDSGKHIGARHIRGGRFSARRSLYMACWVVIRDQPEFQARYKALRGKGKCAKVALIACMRVLLIRLNAMLRDRTEWKEHAA encoded by the coding sequence ATGTTTTCCTATCCAGCAGGCATTGATGTTTCCAAGGACAGCCTTGAGGCTCGAGTTAATCTGATTGACGTTGGGGTAAGTTGCGCTAACGCCGAAGATGATTTCCCTGGGTTGATTGGGTGGCTATTGCTTCACCAGGTCGGTCGCGTGCTGTTGGAGGCCACTGGCGGTTACGAGCGCAAAGTCATGAAGGCGCTCCAGGCTGCGGGCCTCAACTGCATCAATCCCCGTCGAGCCAAGAGTTTTTCCACGGCGATGGGCCAACAAGCCAAAACCGACCCGATAGATGCAAAGTCCCTTGCGCAGTTCGCAGCGGTACTCGACTCGCCTAACAGCCGAATCACCAGCCCGAAACATGACGAGTTGCGCGCGTTAGTCCAACAGCGAGAAAACTTTATTCAGCAGAGAGACGATGACAAAAGGCGCCTGAAAACGGCCTCATGTGACGTAGTAAAGCCAGCGTTGCAGAGTCATATCGACTACCTGATCAAAGCTGTGAACGCGATAGACCAGTTGATTCGTCAAAGCGCCAACGTGCTAGACCACGAAAAAGTCGAACGCCTGTGTTCAGTTAAGGGCATCGGGCTCATTACGGCGGCTAGCCTTATGGCATACCTGCCGGAGTTGGGTGAGGTTGGCAAGCGTCCGATCGCGGCCCTAGCGGGCCTCGCGCCGTATAACAACGACAGTGGGAAGCACATAGGCGCGCGTCACATTCGTGGCGGAAGGTTTTCCGCACGTCGCTCGCTATACATGGCCTGCTGGGTAGTCATTCGGGACCAGCCTGAATTCCAGGCCCGCTATAAAGCACTGCGTGGCAAAGGAAAATGCGCAAAAGTTGCGCTAATCGCATGCATGCGTGTTTTGTTAATCCGGCTGAACGCAATGCTGCGTGATAGGACTGAATGGAAAGAACACGCTGCCTAG
- a CDS encoding inhibitor of vertebrate lysozyme family protein, which translates to MTILFLKAIAAALLLGGSGLAMAANDGQSRANELLSADPQYRETWQSVVKKEERLPEWVMNLSGTAEQMNAVEEDGDKYLVGPLCETADTCLNKRLIVAFSLDKEDAYAMLVEVPAGLPADKSPTRHADYRFIGKPDEGMQKLLMEQLKKDPNWY; encoded by the coding sequence ATGACCATTCTGTTCCTTAAAGCTATTGCTGCCGCCCTGCTCTTGGGCGGCAGCGGCTTGGCGATGGCCGCCAATGACGGCCAATCCCGAGCCAATGAATTGCTCAGCGCGGACCCGCAATACCGCGAAACCTGGCAAAGCGTAGTGAAGAAGGAAGAGCGCCTGCCGGAATGGGTAATGAACCTGTCAGGTACGGCTGAACAGATGAATGCCGTGGAAGAAGACGGCGACAAGTACTTGGTCGGGCCCCTCTGCGAAACCGCAGATACTTGCCTGAACAAACGCCTGATCGTTGCTTTCAGCCTCGACAAGGAAGATGCCTACGCCATGTTGGTAGAAGTCCCAGCCGGCCTGCCGGCGGACAAGTCGCCGACGCGCCACGCCGATTACCGCTTTATTGGTAAGCCGGACGAAGGCATGCAAAAGTTGCTCATGGAGCAGCTGAAGAAAGATCCGAATTGGTATTAG
- the algB gene encoding sigma-54-dependent response regulator transcription factor AlgB — translation MESAKELQGRILLVDDESAILRTFRYCLEDEGYTVATANSAAQADALMQRQVFDLCFLDLRLGEDNGLDVLAQMRIQAPWMRVVIVTAHSAVDTAVDAIQAGAADYLVKPCSPDQLRLATAKQLEVRQLSARLEALEGEVRQPKDGLDSHSPSMMVVLETARQVAGTDANILILGESGTGKGELARAIHGWSKRSKKSCVTINCPSLTAELMESELFGHSRGAFTGASESTLGRVNQADGGTLFLDEIGDFPLTLQPKLLRFIQDKEYERVGDPVTRRADVRILAATNLNLEDMVRDGRFREDLLYRLNVITLHLPPLRERSEDILTLADRFLARFVKEYARPARGFSDEAREALLNYRWPGNIRELRNVVERASIICPQEKVEISHLGMAEQPGNNAPRIGAALSLDQLEKAHIGAVLATSDTLDQAARTLGIDASTLYRKRKQYNL, via the coding sequence ATGGAATCAGCCAAGGAACTTCAAGGCCGCATTCTTTTAGTGGATGACGAATCCGCGATCCTCCGCACCTTCCGATATTGCCTGGAAGATGAAGGCTACACCGTTGCCACCGCCAACAGCGCGGCCCAGGCCGATGCCTTGATGCAACGCCAGGTATTCGACCTGTGCTTCCTCGACCTGCGCCTGGGCGAAGATAATGGCCTGGATGTACTGGCCCAGATGCGCATTCAGGCGCCGTGGATGCGCGTGGTGATTGTCACCGCCCATTCGGCGGTCGACACCGCCGTTGATGCCATCCAGGCCGGCGCGGCCGATTATCTGGTCAAGCCTTGCAGCCCTGATCAACTGCGCCTCGCCACCGCCAAGCAACTGGAAGTGCGCCAACTCTCCGCGCGCCTCGAAGCCCTTGAAGGCGAAGTACGCCAGCCGAAAGACGGCCTCGATTCCCACAGCCCGTCGATGATGGTGGTGCTGGAAACTGCGCGCCAGGTGGCCGGCACAGATGCCAACATTCTGATTCTGGGCGAATCCGGCACGGGTAAAGGTGAACTGGCCCGGGCTATTCACGGCTGGAGCAAGCGCTCGAAAAAATCCTGCGTCACTATCAACTGCCCGTCGCTGACGGCAGAGCTGATGGAAAGTGAGTTGTTTGGTCATAGCCGCGGTGCGTTTACCGGTGCCAGTGAAAGCACCTTGGGTCGCGTCAACCAGGCGGACGGTGGCACGCTGTTTCTCGACGAAATCGGCGACTTTCCACTTACATTGCAACCCAAGTTGCTGCGCTTTATCCAGGACAAGGAATACGAGCGCGTCGGCGACCCGGTCACCCGCCGCGCCGATGTACGCATCCTGGCAGCCACCAACTTGAACCTGGAGGACATGGTGCGCGACGGTCGCTTCCGCGAGGACTTGCTGTACCGCCTCAACGTGATCACCTTGCACCTGCCGCCGTTGCGCGAGCGTAGTGAAGACATCCTGACCCTGGCTGACCGCTTCCTCGCACGCTTCGTCAAGGAATATGCCCGACCGGCACGCGGCTTCAGCGATGAAGCACGTGAAGCGCTGCTCAACTACCGCTGGCCGGGCAATATTCGCGAGCTGCGCAACGTGGTTGAGCGCGCGAGCATCATTTGCCCGCAGGAGAAGGTGGAGATCAGTCATCTGGGCATGGCCGAACAGCCGGGCAACAATGCTCCACGCATTGGCGCGGCGCTGAGCCTGGACCAGTTGGAAAAAGCCCATATCGGCGCCGTACTCGCCACCAGCGATACCCTCGACCAGGCAGCCCGCACCCTGGGCATCGACGCGTCGACCCTGTATCGCAAACGCAAACAGTACAACCTGTGA
- a CDS encoding DUF1328 domain-containing protein, with translation MLSWAITFLIIAIVAAVLGFGGIAGTATGIAKILFVVFLVMFIASFFFGRRGRG, from the coding sequence ATGTTGAGTTGGGCAATCACATTTCTGATCATCGCCATTGTGGCTGCAGTCCTGGGCTTTGGTGGTATCGCGGGCACCGCCACGGGTATCGCAAAAATTCTGTTTGTGGTCTTTCTGGTGATGTTCATCGCTTCCTTCTTCTTTGGTCGTCGCGGCCGAGGCTGA
- a CDS encoding ABC transporter permease, whose protein sequence is MTPPTTAGAAHLDTSTTPPKLRITGDWTLAHYANLKKLSDKLDGQYDAGARIDLNGLGALDTAGASLLVELLGPSRIEQSAEQTDCSLSAADRALLKTVYRSLNDFCVPDKAPEEAAGIQVLARIGRAVDTVWQDSKKLLGFIGLILETFARGMFRPKRWRITPMVAHIEQTGLDAAPIVALLTFLVGAVVAFLGATVLESFGATIFTVDLVAFSFLREFGVLLTAILMAGRTASAFTAQIGSMKANEEIDAIRTLGLDPMELLVLPRVLALLVALPMLTFLAMLSGIVGGGVVCAVALDISPAMFLSLLQSDIGVQHFLVGMVKAPIFAFLIAAIGCLEGFKVSGSAESVGAHTTSSVVQSIFVVIVLDAVAALFFMEMGW, encoded by the coding sequence ATGACCCCCCCTACGACGGCCGGTGCAGCCCACCTCGACACGTCCACCACCCCGCCAAAGTTGAGGATTACGGGGGACTGGACGCTTGCCCACTATGCCAACCTGAAGAAGCTGTCGGACAAGCTCGACGGCCAATACGACGCTGGCGCGCGCATCGACCTCAACGGCCTCGGCGCCCTGGATACCGCCGGCGCATCGCTGCTCGTGGAATTACTGGGACCAAGCCGCATCGAGCAATCCGCCGAACAGACCGATTGCAGCCTGTCTGCCGCTGACCGCGCATTGCTCAAGACCGTCTACCGCTCCCTGAATGATTTTTGCGTGCCGGACAAGGCGCCGGAAGAAGCCGCTGGCATTCAGGTGCTGGCGCGCATCGGCCGGGCGGTGGACACCGTCTGGCAGGACAGCAAGAAACTGCTGGGTTTTATCGGCCTGATCCTCGAAACCTTTGCCCGCGGCATGTTCCGTCCCAAGCGCTGGCGCATCACGCCCATGGTCGCGCATATCGAACAGACCGGCCTGGACGCTGCGCCGATCGTGGCCTTGCTGACTTTTTTGGTGGGCGCGGTGGTGGCGTTTCTCGGCGCCACGGTGCTGGAAAGCTTTGGCGCCACCATCTTTACCGTCGACTTGGTAGCATTCTCTTTCCTGCGCGAATTCGGCGTACTGCTCACCGCCATCCTCATGGCCGGTCGTACCGCCAGTGCCTTTACCGCGCAAATCGGCTCAATGAAGGCCAACGAAGAAATCGATGCGATCCGCACCCTGGGCCTGGACCCGATGGAGCTGCTGGTGTTGCCGCGCGTGCTGGCGCTGCTGGTGGCGCTGCCGATGCTGACGTTCCTGGCGATGCTCTCGGGGATTGTCGGTGGCGGCGTGGTCTGCGCCGTGGCCCTGGATATTTCGCCGGCGATGTTCCTCTCGCTGCTGCAATCGGACATTGGCGTGCAGCACTTCCTGGTGGGCATGGTGAAAGCGCCGATCTTCGCGTTCCTGATCGCCGCCATTGGCTGCCTGGAAGGCTTTAAGGTCAGCGGCAGTGCCGAGTCGGTGGGCGCTCACACGACCTCCAGCGTGGTGCAATCGATTTTTGTGGTGATCGTGCTGGATGCGGTCGCTGCGCTGTTCTTCATGGAGATGGGCTGGTGA
- the gltP gene encoding glutamate/aspartate:proton symporter GltP produces the protein MKKAKLSLAWQILIGLVLGIAIGAVLNHFSAEKAWWISNVLQPAGDIFIRLIKMIVIPIVISSLIVGIAGVGDAKKLGRIGVKTILYFEIVTTIAIVVGLLLANLFHPGAGIDMSTLGTVDISKYTATAAEVQHEHAFIETILNLIPSNIFAAVARGEMLPIIFFSVLFGLGLSSLKPELREPLVTMFQGVSESMFKVTHMIMKYAPIGVFALIAVTVANFGFASLLPLAKLVILVYVAILFFAFVILGLIARLFGFSVIKLMRIFKDELVLAYSTASSETVLPRVIEKMEAYGAPKAICSFVVPTGYSFNLDGSTLYQSIAAIFIAQLYGIDLSIGQQLMLVLTLMVTSKGIAGVPGVSFVVLLATLGSVGIPLEGLAFIAGVDRIMDMARTALNVIGNALAVLVISRWEGMYDDAKGERYWNSLPHWRSKEAAPVAQATRS, from the coding sequence ATGAAGAAGGCAAAGCTAAGCCTCGCCTGGCAGATCCTCATCGGTTTGGTGCTGGGGATCGCAATCGGTGCAGTGCTCAACCATTTCAGTGCTGAAAAGGCCTGGTGGATCAGCAATGTGTTGCAGCCAGCGGGCGATATCTTTATCCGCCTGATCAAGATGATCGTGATCCCGATTGTGATCTCCTCGCTGATCGTCGGCATTGCCGGTGTCGGTGACGCGAAGAAACTTGGGCGTATCGGCGTCAAAACCATCCTTTACTTCGAAATCGTCACCACCATCGCCATTGTGGTCGGCTTGCTGTTGGCCAACCTCTTCCACCCGGGCGCTGGCATCGACATGAGTACCCTGGGTACCGTCGACATCTCCAAATACACCGCCACTGCCGCCGAAGTGCAGCATGAGCATGCGTTCATCGAAACCATCCTCAACCTGATCCCGTCGAACATCTTTGCCGCCGTGGCCCGTGGTGAAATGCTGCCGATCATCTTCTTCTCGGTGCTGTTCGGCCTGGGCTTGTCGAGCCTCAAGCCTGAGCTGCGTGAGCCGCTGGTGACCATGTTCCAGGGTGTGTCCGAGAGCATGTTCAAAGTCACGCACATGATCATGAAGTACGCCCCGATCGGCGTATTCGCACTGATCGCCGTGACCGTCGCGAACTTCGGCTTCGCCTCGCTGCTGCCCCTGGCCAAGCTGGTGATCCTGGTTTACGTGGCCATTCTGTTCTTCGCCTTTGTGATCCTCGGCCTGATCGCCCGCCTGTTCGGCTTCTCGGTGATCAAGCTGATGCGCATCTTCAAGGATGAGCTGGTACTGGCCTACTCCACCGCCAGCTCTGAAACCGTACTGCCGCGCGTGATCGAGAAAATGGAAGCCTACGGCGCGCCAAAGGCCATCTGCAGCTTTGTGGTACCGACCGGTTACTCGTTCAACCTTGACGGTTCGACCCTGTACCAGAGCATTGCGGCAATCTTCATTGCCCAGCTGTATGGCATTGATCTGTCGATCGGCCAGCAACTGATGCTGGTATTGACCCTGATGGTCACCTCCAAAGGCATCGCTGGTGTACCGGGTGTGTCCTTCGTGGTACTGCTGGCGACCCTGGGCAGCGTGGGCATTCCGTTGGAAGGCCTGGCATTCATCGCCGGTGTCGACCGCATCATGGATATGGCGCGTACCGCCTTGAACGTGATCGGCAACGCCCTGGCCGTGTTGGTCATCTCCCGCTGGGAAGGCATGTACGACGACGCCAAGGGTGAGCGCTATTGGAACTCGCTGCCACACTGGCGCAGCAAGGAAGCCGCCCCGGTCGCCCAAGCGACCCGCAGCTGA